The following proteins come from a genomic window of Paenibacillus sp.:
- a CDS encoding peptide ABC transporter substrate-binding protein: MSKGIKRNLLALFAIVLMMGTVLAACGTGSQGETTTPPASESTNTEGNTDAAKEPAAGGKADTQVFRMNISAEPPSLDPAQAQDQTSFTVMVGLYEGLTRMNAAGEAEPAVAESIETSEDGKTWTFKLRQDAKWSNGDPVTAHDFEYSWKRTLDPNLDPPAPYAYQLYYLENAAEYNTPDSGVTADQVGVKALDDYTLEVKLANPTPYFLSLTSFFTYYPVHKATVEGNPAWATEAASFVGNGPFTLAEWKHNDSIKLVKNDSYHNKDQINFTEVHMAMIAESQTELNLYNTGELDWTGGPNGEIPTEQIPVLKNNPEANLIIQGIASTYYYNFNNTKKPFDNVKVRKALSMAINRQLLIDKVTLGNQQPAYGFVSTGIKGLNDEFRKEVDDKQYFQENLEEAKKLWAEGIAEAGWDPAQGFTIAHNTSEGHKRIATAIADMWKSAFGVNVKIEEQEWAIFLQNRTALNYDVARAGWGADYNDPMTFIDMFTSTSGNNDLGFKNAEYDQLVKDAYATQDNAKRMELMAKAEKILIGDNMALAPLYYYTRIWMNKPYVKDVVIDYSGNMDYTRGWIEQH; this comes from the coding sequence ATGTCGAAGGGGATCAAACGCAATCTGCTCGCGTTGTTCGCCATCGTGCTTATGATGGGAACAGTGCTTGCGGCATGCGGAACCGGCTCTCAGGGCGAAACGACGACGCCGCCTGCGAGCGAAAGCACCAACACGGAAGGCAACACGGATGCGGCGAAGGAGCCGGCAGCCGGAGGGAAAGCGGATACTCAAGTATTCCGGATGAACATCTCGGCGGAACCGCCGTCCTTGGATCCGGCGCAAGCGCAGGACCAAACTTCTTTCACGGTTATGGTCGGTCTTTACGAAGGCCTTACGCGCATGAACGCAGCCGGCGAAGCCGAGCCGGCCGTTGCGGAGTCTATCGAAACGTCCGAAGACGGCAAGACGTGGACGTTCAAGCTTCGCCAAGACGCGAAGTGGAGCAACGGCGACCCGGTCACGGCGCATGATTTCGAATATTCTTGGAAGCGTACGCTGGATCCGAACCTCGATCCGCCGGCGCCTTACGCTTACCAATTGTATTACCTCGAGAACGCTGCCGAGTACAATACGCCGGACAGCGGCGTCACGGCCGACCAAGTCGGCGTCAAAGCGCTCGACGACTACACGCTCGAAGTGAAGCTCGCGAACCCGACGCCTTACTTCCTCAGCCTCACGTCGTTCTTCACGTACTATCCGGTACACAAGGCGACGGTCGAAGGCAACCCGGCATGGGCGACGGAAGCCGCTAGCTTCGTAGGCAACGGTCCGTTCACGCTGGCAGAGTGGAAGCATAACGATTCCATTAAGCTCGTGAAGAACGACAGCTACCATAACAAAGATCAAATCAACTTCACGGAAGTTCACATGGCGATGATCGCCGAGTCCCAAACGGAACTCAACCTGTACAACACGGGCGAGCTCGATTGGACGGGCGGTCCGAACGGCGAAATTCCGACGGAGCAAATTCCGGTGCTGAAGAACAATCCGGAAGCGAACCTGATCATCCAGGGCATCGCATCCACGTACTACTACAACTTCAACAACACGAAAAAACCGTTCGATAACGTGAAGGTCCGCAAAGCGCTGTCGATGGCGATCAACCGCCAGCTCTTGATCGACAAAGTTACGCTCGGCAACCAACAGCCGGCTTACGGCTTCGTTTCGACGGGGATCAAAGGTCTCAACGACGAGTTCCGCAAGGAAGTCGACGACAAGCAATACTTCCAAGAGAATTTGGAAGAAGCGAAGAAGCTGTGGGCGGAAGGCATCGCGGAAGCGGGCTGGGATCCGGCGCAAGGCTTCACGATCGCGCATAACACGAGCGAAGGCCACAAGCGTATCGCGACGGCAATCGCCGACATGTGGAAATCCGCTTTCGGCGTCAACGTCAAAATCGAAGAGCAAGAATGGGCGATCTTCCTCCAGAACCGCACGGCGCTCAACTACGACGTCGCGCGCGCAGGCTGGGGCGCGGACTACAACGACCCGATGACGTTCATCGACATGTTCACGTCGACGTCCGGCAATAACGACCTCGGCTTCAAGAACGCCGAGTACGATCAACTCGTGAAAGACGCGTACGCAACGCAAGACAACGCGAAGCGCATGGAATTGATGGCCAAGGCCGAGAAAATCCTTATCGGTGACAACATGGCTCTGGCTCCGCTGTACTACTACACGCGGATCTGGATGAACAAACCGTACGTGAAGGACGTCGTTATCGACTATTCCGGCAACATGGATTACACTCGCGGCTGGATCGAGCAGCACTAA
- a CDS encoding ABC transporter permease — protein MARFLFQKLIYSLASLYVLATATFVLMKVIPGNPFLSEKTPKAIQERIMAHYGLDRPLYEQYFAYMGRLLSGDLGISMKYQFRSVTTIINDSFYLSAQIGIVSIFASVFFGVGLGVIAALYHRKFLDNFTMVVAVLGVSVPSFVLAPVLQYYFAAELGWFPVTRLDSPLHYVLPTIALSALSVAFIARLTRSTMLEVLNSDYIRTAKAKGLSSFVVTVRHALRNALLPVVTYVGPLTANVITGSIVIERVFGIAGLGEHFVNSINNRDYTLIMGLTLFYGVILTVCRFLTDVAYVLVDPRIKLTGGKGG, from the coding sequence ATGGCACGCTTTTTATTTCAAAAGCTTATTTACAGCCTGGCCTCGCTCTATGTATTAGCCACCGCGACGTTCGTCCTCATGAAAGTCATTCCGGGCAACCCGTTTCTTTCTGAGAAAACGCCTAAGGCGATTCAAGAGCGCATCATGGCCCATTACGGCCTGGACCGACCGTTGTACGAGCAATATTTCGCTTATATGGGAAGGCTGCTGTCGGGCGACCTAGGGATTTCCATGAAATATCAATTCCGTTCGGTCACTACGATTATCAACGATTCTTTCTATTTATCGGCGCAGATCGGTATCGTGTCGATCTTCGCTTCCGTTTTCTTCGGCGTAGGACTGGGCGTTATCGCGGCTTTGTACCACCGCAAATTTTTGGACAATTTCACGATGGTCGTCGCCGTGCTCGGCGTTTCGGTTCCGAGCTTCGTGTTGGCGCCCGTTCTCCAGTATTACTTCGCCGCGGAGCTGGGCTGGTTCCCGGTCACCCGTCTTGATTCGCCGCTTCATTACGTGCTTCCGACGATCGCGCTCAGCGCCTTGTCCGTCGCGTTCATCGCGCGGCTGACGCGTTCCACGATGCTCGAAGTGCTCAACTCCGATTACATCCGGACGGCGAAGGCGAAAGGCTTGTCGAGCTTTGTCGTAACGGTGCGCCATGCGCTCCGGAACGCGCTGCTGCCGGTCGTGACCTACGTCGGTCCGCTGACCGCCAATGTCATCACGGGCTCGATCGTCATCGAGCGCGTATTCGGCATCGCGGGACTCGGCGAGCATTTTGTTAACAGCATCAACAATCGCGACTATACCTTAATCATGGGATTGACGTTGTTTTACGGCGTCATTTTGACGGTTTGCCGGTTTTTGACCGATGTCGCCTATGTACTTGTAGACCCGCGCATTAAGCTGACCGGCGGCAAAGGAGGTTAA
- a CDS encoding late competence development ComFB family protein, translated as MPVHNLMEDIVGKVLKDMIAARPEMAELEPTQLDDMLAFALNRLPPRYTTTAKGETIVKSQVRAQLESDVYRELIEAYNIVKASPR; from the coding sequence GTGCCGGTACATAATTTGATGGAAGACATCGTAGGGAAAGTGCTGAAGGATATGATCGCCGCCCGTCCGGAAATGGCCGAACTCGAACCGACGCAGCTGGACGACATGCTGGCGTTCGCGCTGAACCGGCTGCCGCCGCGGTACACGACGACGGCGAAAGGCGAGACGATCGTCAAATCGCAGGTCAGAGCCCAGTTGGAAAGCGACGTGTACCGGGAGCTCATCGAAGCTTATAACATCGTGAAAGCTTCGCCGAGATAA
- a CDS encoding class I SAM-dependent methyltransferase, which yields MAETTARPLHRAIEERLREGGGRMTFAAYMELCLYHPEGGYYQKSVPKLGKEGDFYTSAHVGRAMGACVAAQLHAAARKIAPPEEEIVVCEWGGGDGRLAEAVLDELRDMYPDTYRRAVFLAVEGSPYHRELQRWRLAAHAKRIAGVVPPDDEAAERLPKTAPTLLFANELLDAFPVHRVVRRGGAWRELYVERGPRAGTLVAAEGELSAERLAAWLSAHGPNAAEEGQRIEVGLAALDWIAGLGARLVRGFALFADYGDVSEELFGPHRMNGTLAAYRKHTASDDPFLAPGEQDLTAHVNFEWVAMAAEEAGFQHVAIRTQKQFLVDNGILQRLRSHDGRDPFSPAARENRAIRQLLLSDGMSELFKVLTMEKGAAREMNGASD from the coding sequence TTGGCGGAAACGACAGCGCGGCCGTTGCATCGGGCGATCGAGGAACGGCTGCGGGAAGGCGGCGGCCGAATGACGTTCGCTGCGTATATGGAATTATGTTTATACCACCCGGAAGGCGGATATTATCAAAAGAGCGTACCGAAGCTCGGAAAAGAAGGCGACTTCTATACGAGCGCGCATGTCGGGCGCGCGATGGGCGCGTGCGTCGCCGCGCAGCTGCATGCAGCGGCCCGTAAAATAGCCCCGCCGGAGGAGGAGATCGTCGTCTGCGAATGGGGCGGCGGGGACGGCAGGCTGGCGGAGGCCGTGCTGGACGAGCTGCGCGATATGTATCCGGACACGTACCGGAGAGCCGTCTTCCTCGCGGTGGAGGGAAGCCCGTACCACCGCGAGCTGCAGCGGTGGCGGCTAGCCGCCCACGCGAAGCGGATCGCCGGCGTCGTGCCGCCCGACGACGAGGCGGCCGAGCGGCTGCCGAAGACGGCGCCGACGCTGCTGTTCGCGAACGAGCTGCTCGACGCGTTCCCCGTGCACCGCGTCGTACGGCGCGGCGGCGCGTGGCGGGAGCTGTACGTGGAGCGCGGCCCCCGCGCGGGAACGCTCGTCGCTGCGGAAGGAGAGCTGAGCGCGGAACGGCTCGCCGCGTGGCTGAGCGCGCACGGTCCGAACGCGGCGGAAGAAGGGCAGCGCATCGAGGTCGGACTCGCGGCGCTCGATTGGATCGCCGGCCTCGGGGCGAGGCTCGTCCGAGGGTTCGCCCTGTTCGCCGATTACGGCGACGTCTCCGAGGAGCTGTTCGGGCCGCACCGGATGAACGGCACGCTCGCCGCTTACCGAAAGCATACGGCCTCGGACGACCCGTTCCTCGCGCCGGGCGAGCAGGATCTCACCGCGCACGTCAACTTCGAATGGGTCGCGATGGCGGCGGAGGAGGCCGGATTTCAGCACGTCGCGATCCGGACGCAGAAGCAGTTCCTCGTGGACAACGGTATTTTGCAGCGGCTGCGCAGCCACGACGGGAGGGACCCGTTCTCCCCGGCGGCGAGGGAAAACCGCGCGATCCGGCAGCTGCTGCTCAGCGACGGGATGAGCGAACTGTTCAAAGTGCTGACGATGGAGAAGGGCGCGGCGCGCGAAATGAACGGCGCGTCGGACTAA
- a CDS encoding DUF2626 domain-containing protein — MPRMFRVLGFWTLVIGLMALAGDMYTMALLFFFQTAAFVILGYMNLSERAYILLFWGYMILSFTGFTYWSFFQMDI; from the coding sequence ATGCCGCGCATGTTTCGTGTTCTCGGCTTCTGGACCCTCGTCATCGGACTGATGGCGTTAGCGGGAGATATGTACACGATGGCTTTGCTGTTCTTTTTCCAAACAGCCGCTTTCGTCATATTGGGTTACATGAATTTGTCCGAACGTGCTTACATACTCCTGTTTTGGGGGTATATGATCCTTTCGTTTACAGGGTTCACGTATTGGTCATTCTTCCAGATGGACATTTAG
- a CDS encoding DUF3397 domain-containing protein, with product MSWIGKAAASVADFFVWLYAVMAIVPVIPFAVVWLIVYFLKKEKKLATKRAMDVTTLLLIGVVAALYNQVFQSTFGFYLLLLLFLLGFGLIGNLQQRTKGKVDFRKTARAIWRLGFLGLSAAYVLLTAIGITQNLF from the coding sequence TTGTCGTGGATCGGGAAAGCCGCCGCCTCTGTCGCGGATTTTTTCGTCTGGTTGTACGCCGTAATGGCGATCGTGCCGGTCATCCCCTTCGCCGTGGTCTGGCTGATCGTCTACTTTCTGAAGAAAGAGAAGAAGCTTGCCACGAAACGGGCGATGGACGTGACGACCTTGCTGCTGATCGGCGTCGTCGCCGCCTTGTACAACCAAGTCTTCCAATCCACGTTCGGGTTTTACCTGCTCCTTCTGCTGTTTCTGCTCGGTTTCGGCTTGATCGGCAATTTGCAGCAGCGGACCAAAGGCAAAGTCGATTTCCGCAAGACGGCCCGCGCGATCTGGCGGCTCGGGTTTTTAGGGCTGTCGGCGGCCTACGTGCTCCTGACGGCGATCGGAATCACGCAAAATTTGTTCTAA
- a CDS encoding RsfA family transcriptional regulator encodes MSAVRQDAWSPEDDLMLAEVTLRHIREGSTQLNAFEEVGERIGRTAAACGFRWNSCVRKKYDAAIQIAKAQRQKRNSRKSQQQAEDGERVATVSAADGEASARFEGGTEEAISFDSIIRYLRQWKNTQTELNRHIRQLEKELREKDEEISRLKEEVERLEGEVNHVQSDYRSVNDDYKALIQIMDRARKMAFLVEDEEEPKARFKMDANGNLERIE; translated from the coding sequence ATGTCGGCAGTTCGACAAGACGCTTGGAGTCCGGAAGACGATCTCATGCTTGCGGAGGTGACGCTTCGGCATATTCGGGAAGGCAGCACGCAGCTGAACGCGTTCGAGGAGGTCGGCGAGCGAATCGGCCGCACGGCGGCGGCATGCGGCTTCCGCTGGAACTCGTGCGTGCGCAAAAAATACGACGCGGCCATCCAAATCGCGAAGGCGCAGCGGCAAAAACGGAACTCTCGGAAATCGCAGCAGCAGGCGGAGGACGGCGAGCGCGTCGCGACCGTTTCGGCGGCGGACGGCGAAGCGAGCGCGCGTTTCGAGGGAGGCACGGAAGAGGCGATTTCGTTCGACAGCATCATCCGGTACTTGCGGCAGTGGAAAAACACGCAGACCGAGCTCAATCGCCACATCCGGCAATTGGAGAAGGAGCTGCGCGAGAAGGACGAGGAGATTTCCAGGCTGAAGGAAGAGGTTGAGAGACTCGAGGGCGAGGTCAACCACGTGCAGAGCGATTATCGGTCGGTGAACGACGATTACAAAGCTTTGATACAAATCATGGATCGGGCCCGCAAGATGGCGTTCCTCGTCGAGGACGAGGAGGAACCGAAAGCGCGGTTTAAGATGGATGCGAACGGCAACCTGGAGCGAATCGAATAG